One window of Erwinia aphidicola genomic DNA carries:
- a CDS encoding AraC family transcriptional regulator, producing the protein MSATVDFSFAHRPLIPYAHDYRHGDCQPLHHHNCAQLVHTLSGVVKVETPQGHWIVPPGRGVWLPAGVPHALQITGEVAARTLFVDPLARADLPATCQVVQVSPLLRELIVSALELPEAYAPASRAERIYELILDEIRVMAELPFTLPEPSSNALIALCQALRAAPGESWTLESSARRMNVSSRTLARRFYQETGLQFSDWVRRARVMEALTRLALGESVLAVSLELGYESQSAFSAMFRRILGVAPSDYFPSAR; encoded by the coding sequence ATGTCAGCCACCGTCGACTTTTCCTTTGCTCACCGCCCGCTGATCCCCTATGCGCACGACTATCGCCACGGCGACTGCCAGCCGCTGCATCATCATAATTGTGCGCAGCTGGTGCATACGCTGAGCGGCGTGGTGAAGGTGGAGACGCCGCAGGGGCACTGGATTGTGCCGCCGGGGCGTGGCGTCTGGCTGCCTGCTGGCGTGCCTCATGCGTTGCAAATCACCGGAGAGGTAGCGGCGCGTACGCTGTTTGTCGACCCGCTGGCGCGCGCCGATCTGCCCGCCACCTGCCAGGTGGTGCAGGTTTCACCGCTGCTGCGTGAGCTGATAGTTAGCGCGCTGGAGCTGCCGGAGGCCTATGCGCCTGCCAGCCGCGCCGAACGGATTTATGAACTGATCCTTGATGAGATCCGCGTGATGGCCGAGCTGCCGTTTACCCTACCGGAACCGAGCAGTAACGCGCTGATTGCGCTGTGCCAGGCATTACGTGCGGCGCCGGGGGAGAGCTGGACGCTGGAGAGCAGCGCCCGGCGGATGAACGTCAGCAGCCGCACTCTGGCGCGGCGCTTTTATCAGGAAACCGGACTGCAGTTCAGTGACTGGGTGCGGCGCGCCAGAGTAATGGAGGCCCTGACGCGGCTGGCGCTCGGTGAGTCGGTGCTGGCGGTCTCACTCGAGCTGGGTTATGAGAGCCAGAGCGCTTTCAGCGCCATGTTCCGCCGCATTCTCGGCGTGGCGCCCAGCGACTACTTCCCGTCCGCCCGCTGA